Proteins encoded by one window of Hyphomicrobium nitrativorans NL23:
- the rfbG gene encoding CDP-glucose 4,6-dehydratase → MDLTAFWRGRRVLVTGHTGFKGAWLCLWLEKLGAEVSAVALAPDTSPSLYHLLAPWKNRQHRIQDIRSLAQLRETFAATDPEIVIHMAAQALVRPSYDDPVETFATNVMGTVNVLEAAKPCPAVRVILVVTSDKIYANDGRGRPFGEADPLGGNDPYSASKACAELVCHSYRASFFRGSHVRLATARAGNVIGGGDWSKDRLVPDFMRACEAGEPIALRYPNAVRPWQHVLEPLGGYLMFAEALAKTSDDSLPPALNFGPGDQSSATVSDIANALGKADGDGEHWRQAPGAHAGEAAVLKLDSALATRTLGWRPRLSLKDALAWTTDWYRAHRTGADMRAFSLGQIEAYEERRIAEHTAPPVSA, encoded by the coding sequence ATGGACCTAACGGCGTTCTGGCGCGGCCGGCGTGTTCTCGTGACCGGACACACGGGCTTCAAGGGCGCATGGCTCTGCCTCTGGCTGGAAAAACTCGGCGCCGAAGTCTCGGCCGTCGCCCTTGCCCCGGATACGAGCCCCTCTCTCTATCACCTGCTGGCGCCCTGGAAGAACCGGCAACACCGCATCCAGGACATCCGCAGCCTCGCACAACTGCGCGAGACGTTCGCGGCCACCGACCCCGAAATCGTCATTCACATGGCGGCCCAAGCGCTCGTGCGACCGTCCTACGACGATCCGGTCGAGACCTTCGCAACGAACGTCATGGGCACCGTCAACGTCCTCGAAGCGGCGAAGCCATGTCCGGCGGTCCGTGTGATCCTGGTCGTCACATCGGACAAGATCTACGCGAACGACGGACGGGGCCGCCCGTTTGGCGAGGCCGATCCTCTTGGCGGCAACGATCCCTACAGCGCATCGAAAGCGTGCGCGGAGCTGGTTTGCCACAGCTACAGGGCAAGTTTCTTCAGAGGCAGTCACGTTCGCCTTGCCACCGCGCGCGCCGGCAATGTGATCGGTGGCGGCGACTGGTCGAAAGACCGCCTGGTGCCGGATTTCATGCGCGCCTGCGAAGCGGGAGAGCCCATCGCGCTCCGTTATCCGAACGCCGTGCGCCCCTGGCAACACGTTCTCGAACCGCTCGGCGGCTACCTGATGTTTGCAGAAGCGCTTGCGAAGACCTCGGATGACAGCCTGCCGCCCGCGCTCAATTTCGGGCCCGGAGATCAGAGCAGCGCAACCGTGTCCGACATCGCCAATGCGCTCGGCAAAGCGGACGGCGACGGTGAACACTGGCGGCAAGCGCCCGGCGCGCACGCGGGGGAAGCCGCGGTCCTGAAACTCGACTCGGCGCTGGCCACGCGCACCCTCGGTTGGCGCCCTCGTCTCAGCCTGAAAGACGCACTTGCCTGGACGACAGACTGGTATCGCGCCCATCGCACCGGCGCCGATATGCGGGCTTTTTCGCTCGGCCAGATAGAGGCGTACGAAGAACGCAGGATTGCAGAGCACACCGCCCCTCCGGTGAGCGCATGA
- the rfbF gene encoding glucose-1-phosphate cytidylyltransferase, producing the protein MKVVILAGGLGSRLAEETSVRPKPLVEIGEKPILWHIMNIYAHHGLTDFIICAGYKGYMIKEYFVNLCLHHNDITVDLANKAITYHGAQRINWRVTVVDTGAHSMTGGRIRRVREYLDPEGPFCLTYGDGVGDIDISAEIAFHKSHGLKATMCAVAPPGRFGTVDIEDGRVSAFVEKPRAAGQRINGGFFVLDRSVVDLIGSDDTAWEGEPLQKLAAKGQLAAFKHDGFWQPMDTLRERVQLEELWNSGKAPWKVWT; encoded by the coding sequence ATGAAGGTCGTGATTCTCGCAGGCGGTCTCGGATCGCGTCTCGCCGAAGAAACCAGCGTTCGCCCGAAGCCGTTGGTCGAGATCGGCGAAAAACCGATCCTGTGGCACATCATGAACATCTATGCTCATCATGGGTTGACGGACTTCATCATATGCGCCGGCTACAAGGGGTATATGATCAAGGAGTACTTCGTAAACCTGTGCTTGCATCATAATGACATCACGGTCGACCTCGCCAACAAGGCTATCACCTATCACGGCGCCCAGCGCATCAACTGGCGCGTCACGGTCGTCGACACGGGCGCTCACTCCATGACGGGCGGCCGCATTCGCCGCGTGCGCGAATATCTCGATCCGGAAGGACCGTTCTGCCTTACCTACGGCGATGGCGTCGGCGACATCGACATCTCGGCAGAGATCGCGTTTCACAAGAGCCACGGCCTCAAGGCCACAATGTGCGCCGTCGCACCTCCCGGCCGCTTCGGCACGGTGGACATTGAGGACGGCCGCGTCAGCGCCTTCGTCGAGAAACCGAGAGCCGCCGGCCAGCGCATCAACGGCGGCTTCTTCGTCCTCGATCGCTCCGTCGTGGATCTGATCGGATCCGACGACACCGCCTGGGAAGGCGAACCGCTCCAGAAGCTGGCGGCGAAAGGCCAACTCGCCGCGTTCAAGCATGACGGCTTCTGGCAACCCATGGATACGCTGCGCGAGCGCGTGCAGCTCGAAGAGCTCTGGAACTCTGGAAAAGCGCCGTGGAAGGTATGGACCTAA
- a CDS encoding DUF6513 domain-containing protein, which produces MAERVVLVTGSLAESRVQRVADQVAGDKLEPIVANVGVKVAALMTTEIVERRLKLPEAADRVVMPGRFRGDLERLSDFFGTRFERGPDEVADLPEYLGHARGKVDLSRHNCTIFAEIVDATLMTPDEIVARSRKLRADGADVIDLGCLPDSPFPHLEDAIAALHADGAKVSVDSFNSEELLRATKAGADYLLSLSEKNIGIADEGPAVPVLISAGAADAASLDRAIDIMIAKGKPFYADPILDPIHYGFAASVARYVDLRARRPDIPILMGIGNLTELTDADTTGINAVLMGLCSELNITAVLAVQVSPHCRTAIREFDRARREYFAAKEADALPQGFGGGLMALRDRRSFATTSDEITKLAGEIKDQNYRIEVAEDGVHIYNRNGHHVSGDPFQLYPHLDTRQDAGHAFYLGVETARAEIAWRLGKRYAQDEPLSFGIVAETRGSAEDAHLMKFKDAGSTFAKDKKKDEASEA; this is translated from the coding sequence ATGGCGGAACGTGTCGTGCTCGTTACAGGGTCGCTGGCCGAGTCGCGCGTCCAGCGCGTCGCCGATCAGGTGGCGGGCGATAAGCTGGAACCGATCGTCGCCAACGTCGGCGTCAAGGTGGCGGCGCTGATGACGACGGAGATCGTCGAACGGCGGCTCAAGCTGCCGGAGGCGGCCGACCGCGTTGTCATGCCGGGCCGCTTCCGCGGCGACCTGGAGCGCCTCTCGGACTTTTTCGGGACCCGCTTCGAGCGCGGTCCCGACGAGGTTGCGGATCTTCCCGAATATCTCGGCCATGCGAGGGGCAAGGTCGATCTCTCGCGGCACAACTGCACGATCTTTGCCGAGATCGTTGACGCCACGCTCATGACGCCCGACGAGATCGTGGCGCGCTCGCGCAAGCTTCGCGCGGACGGCGCGGACGTGATCGATCTCGGGTGTCTTCCCGACAGTCCGTTTCCGCATTTGGAAGACGCCATTGCCGCGTTGCATGCGGATGGCGCGAAGGTGAGTGTCGATTCCTTCAACTCCGAGGAACTCTTGCGGGCGACGAAGGCGGGCGCCGACTATCTGCTCAGTCTTTCCGAGAAGAACATCGGCATCGCGGACGAGGGGCCCGCGGTTCCGGTTCTCATTTCCGCGGGCGCTGCAGACGCCGCGAGCCTCGACCGCGCGATCGACATCATGATCGCCAAGGGCAAGCCGTTCTACGCCGATCCCATTCTCGACCCGATCCATTACGGCTTCGCGGCGTCGGTGGCGCGTTACGTGGATCTCAGGGCGCGGCGGCCGGATATTCCGATCCTCATGGGCATCGGCAATCTCACCGAACTTACGGACGCGGATACGACGGGTATCAACGCGGTGCTGATGGGGCTGTGTTCGGAACTCAACATCACGGCCGTTCTTGCCGTGCAGGTGAGCCCCCATTGCCGGACGGCGATCCGCGAGTTCGACCGCGCGCGGCGCGAGTACTTCGCCGCCAAGGAGGCCGACGCGCTGCCGCAGGGGTTCGGGGGCGGCCTGATGGCACTCCGTGACAGGCGGTCGTTCGCTACGACGTCCGATGAGATCACGAAGCTTGCGGGCGAGATCAAAGACCAGAACTACCGCATCGAAGTGGCCGAGGACGGCGTCCATATCTACAACCGTAACGGCCATCACGTTTCCGGAGATCCGTTTCAGCTCTATCCGCATCTCGACACGCGGCAGGATGCGGGGCATGCCTTCTATCTCGGCGTCGAAACGGCGCGCGCGGAGATCGCCTGGCGGCTCGGCAAGCGCTATGCGCAGGACGAGCCGCTGTCGTTCGGCATCGTGGCGGAGACCCGCGGATCGGCCGAGGATGCGCATCTCATGAAGTTCAAGGATGCGGGTTCCACCTTCGCGAAGGACAAAAAGAAGGACGAGGCCAGCGAGGCCTAA
- a CDS encoding monovalent cation:proton antiporter-2 (CPA2) family protein, which translates to MAAEGLAQTIGPVVVLMSAAVAAVPLFRRLGLGSVLGYFIAGMLVGPSFLGLFTNPGSILHFAELGVVMFLFVIGLELRPQKLWAMRGQIFGLGLVQVGGCIGLLTAAAVYLFNLSPAVAFVAGAGFVMSSTAVIMSILAERGEIASANGQKSVAILLFEDLMIVPLLAVVAFLSPAAQGEAGPEGIAIALGALALLVVAGRYLLDPFFALLARSGAREVLTAGTLLVVLGSALLMEVSGLSMAMGAFIAGVMLSGSSYRHQIESDIEPFRGLLMGLFFLAVGMSLDLGVVAADWPLVLALLATFMAVKAVGVYAVARMFGSSNVTALHRTSVFVQGGEFAFVLYLAATSGGLFTDHQNAIFSTVVILSMALTPLILIATDRFLREKPSLAGMEAPRDLKGQVLIIGFGRFGQLTSQILLAKGVDVSIIENDPDMIRAAERFGFKIFFGDGTRLDILRHSGAEDAEVIMVCVDDPKAANQIVELVKHEFPMARLLVRAFDREHAIDLIRSGVDYQIRETLESAFLMGAESLRALGCDEDSVAEAVADIRERDAERLTMQVQGDFMSGRDRLHTKPVPEPLTQTRRLSDKTGPIAPVDETNS; encoded by the coding sequence ATGGCTGCTGAAGGTTTGGCGCAAACGATCGGGCCTGTGGTCGTGCTGATGAGCGCAGCGGTGGCGGCGGTTCCGCTGTTCCGCCGATTGGGGCTCGGCTCGGTGCTGGGCTACTTCATCGCCGGCATGTTGGTGGGACCCTCGTTTCTCGGGCTCTTCACCAATCCCGGCTCCATCCTGCATTTCGCCGAGCTCGGCGTCGTGATGTTTCTGTTCGTGATCGGCCTCGAATTGCGTCCGCAGAAACTGTGGGCCATGCGCGGCCAGATTTTCGGTCTCGGTCTCGTGCAGGTCGGCGGCTGTATCGGCCTGCTGACCGCCGCGGCGGTTTATCTTTTCAATCTTTCTCCGGCTGTCGCCTTCGTTGCTGGGGCCGGTTTCGTGATGTCGTCCACCGCCGTCATCATGTCGATCCTAGCCGAGCGGGGCGAGATCGCCAGCGCGAACGGCCAGAAGTCGGTCGCGATCCTCCTGTTCGAAGACCTGATGATCGTGCCGTTGCTTGCGGTGGTGGCGTTTCTGTCTCCCGCCGCGCAGGGCGAAGCCGGGCCGGAGGGCATTGCCATCGCGCTCGGAGCGCTGGCGTTGCTCGTCGTTGCCGGACGCTATCTGCTCGATCCCTTCTTTGCGCTTCTCGCCCGCTCCGGTGCGCGGGAAGTGCTGACCGCGGGTACGCTGCTCGTCGTGCTCGGATCGGCGCTGTTGATGGAGGTCTCGGGACTCTCGATGGCCATGGGCGCCTTCATAGCGGGCGTCATGCTCTCGGGGTCGAGCTATCGGCATCAGATCGAAAGCGACATCGAGCCGTTCCGCGGCCTTTTGATGGGTCTTTTCTTTCTCGCGGTCGGCATGTCGCTCGATCTTGGCGTGGTGGCGGCGGACTGGCCGCTTGTGCTGGCGCTGCTGGCCACGTTCATGGCGGTGAAGGCGGTTGGCGTCTACGCCGTCGCGCGGATGTTCGGATCGTCCAATGTCACGGCGCTGCACCGAACGTCCGTCTTCGTGCAGGGTGGCGAGTTCGCATTCGTTCTTTATCTTGCCGCGACGAGCGGAGGCCTTTTCACCGATCATCAGAACGCGATCTTCTCGACTGTCGTGATCCTGTCGATGGCGTTGACGCCGCTGATCCTGATCGCGACCGATCGTTTCTTGCGTGAAAAGCCATCGCTCGCGGGCATGGAAGCGCCGCGCGATCTCAAAGGGCAGGTGCTGATCATCGGGTTTGGACGTTTCGGACAGCTCACGTCGCAAATCCTGCTCGCGAAGGGCGTGGACGTTTCGATCATCGAGAACGATCCGGACATGATCCGCGCGGCGGAGCGCTTTGGCTTCAAGATTTTTTTCGGTGACGGAACGCGGCTCGACATCCTGCGTCATTCGGGCGCGGAAGATGCCGAAGTTATCATGGTCTGCGTGGACGATCCGAAGGCGGCCAACCAGATCGTGGAACTGGTGAAGCACGAATTCCCGATGGCGCGGCTTCTGGTGCGGGCGTTCGACCGCGAGCACGCGATCGACTTGATCCGCTCAGGCGTGGATTATCAGATCCGCGAGACGCTCGAATCGGCATTCCTGATGGGAGCGGAAAGCCTGCGCGCACTCGGTTGCGACGAGGACAGTGTCGCGGAAGCCGTCGCCGATATTCGCGAGCGCGACGCGGAGCGGCTCACGATGCAGGTTCAGGGCGACTTCATGTCGGGGCGCGACAGGCTGCATACCAAGCCGGTGCCCGAGCCGCTGACCCAGACCCGCCGACTATCTGACAAGACGGGCCCGATAGCTCCGGTAGACGAAACGAATTCGTAA
- the ppk2 gene encoding polyphosphate kinase 2 produces the protein MSDVDTKKSILSQRLEDEAIDSFDEELEMELDDGRLDQLLSGDDQPETEGQLDRKTYFRELFRLQGELVKLQDWVAHNKLKVVVLFEGRDAAGKGGVIKRITQRLNPRVCRIAALPAPNDRERTQWYFQRYISHLPAGGEIVLFDRSWYNRAGVERVMGFCGEDEVEEFFRSVPEFERMLVRSGTILIKYWFSITDREQHLRFHMRNIDPLKQWKLSPMDLESRQRWEDYTKAKEEMLERTHIPEAPWWIVDAVDKKRARLNCIAHFLTQIPYDEIGRSQVHLPERIYKPDYQRKPVPDELYVPGKY, from the coding sequence ATGTCGGACGTCGACACTAAAAAATCCATTCTATCTCAAAGGCTTGAGGACGAAGCCATCGACTCGTTCGATGAAGAGCTCGAAATGGAGCTCGACGACGGGCGCCTGGATCAGTTGTTGTCCGGCGACGATCAGCCGGAAACCGAGGGCCAACTCGACCGGAAAACGTATTTTCGTGAGCTGTTTCGCCTTCAGGGGGAACTCGTCAAACTTCAGGACTGGGTCGCTCATAACAAGCTCAAAGTCGTCGTCCTGTTCGAGGGACGCGACGCAGCCGGCAAGGGCGGCGTGATCAAGCGCATCACGCAGCGCCTCAATCCTCGTGTCTGCCGCATCGCCGCTCTGCCCGCCCCCAACGACCGCGAGCGGACACAATGGTACTTCCAGCGCTACATCTCTCATCTGCCGGCAGGCGGCGAGATCGTGCTGTTCGACCGCTCCTGGTACAACCGCGCGGGCGTTGAGCGTGTCATGGGGTTCTGCGGCGAGGACGAAGTCGAAGAGTTTTTCCGCTCCGTACCCGAATTCGAACGGATGCTTGTCCGTTCCGGCACGATCCTGATCAAGTATTGGTTCTCGATCACGGACCGCGAACAGCATCTGCGCTTTCACATGCGCAACATAGACCCATTGAAGCAATGGAAGCTTTCGCCCATGGATCTCGAATCCCGCCAGCGGTGGGAGGACTACACCAAAGCGAAAGAGGAAATGTTGGAGCGAACCCACATCCCGGAAGCACCCTGGTGGATCGTGGACGCCGTCGACAAGAAGCGCGCGCGCCTCAATTGCATCGCGCACTTTCTGACGCAAATTCCCTACGACGAGATCGGGCGATCGCAGGTTCACCTGCCGGAGCGGATCTATAAACCGGATTATCAGCGCAAGCCCGTGCCGGACGAACTTTACGTCCCGGGCAAGTACTGA
- the fdxA gene encoding ferredoxin FdxA codes for MTFVVTENCIKCKFTDCVEVCPVDCFYEGENMLVIHPDECIDCGVCVPECPADAIFSDAEPQATAHWLEVNRKYADLWPNLTGKKPPLPNADAENGRQGKANELSPLPASEDVA; via the coding sequence ATGACTTTCGTCGTCACAGAAAACTGCATCAAGTGCAAATTCACCGACTGCGTGGAAGTCTGCCCCGTGGACTGCTTCTACGAAGGCGAGAACATGCTCGTCATTCACCCGGACGAGTGCATCGACTGCGGTGTGTGCGTCCCGGAATGTCCGGCCGATGCGATTTTCTCCGACGCGGAGCCTCAGGCAACCGCTCACTGGCTTGAGGTCAATCGCAAATACGCGGACCTGTGGCCCAACCTCACGGGCAAAAAGCCGCCGCTGCCGAATGCCGATGCGGAAAACGGCCGCCAGGGAAAGGCAAACGAGCTCTCTCCGCTCCCCGCCTCGGAGGATGTCGCCTGA
- a CDS encoding cytochrome P460 family protein, producing the protein MSKAAWFLALTLIASAAVAGDERIAFPSDYKSTFTNYLNLDRIQNEDQIIHLFANDTAIEAAQAGRELPNGSVLVGEIYAARKDENGKVQKSSLGLRIRDKLAAVAVMQKGENWGAAMPEDLRNGDWDFAIFSPEGKRLEKDLNACRQCHAPLAGTQHLFSLEHLAR; encoded by the coding sequence ATGTCGAAAGCAGCATGGTTCCTGGCGCTGACCCTGATCGCGAGCGCAGCCGTTGCCGGCGACGAACGCATTGCATTCCCATCGGACTACAAAAGCACCTTCACGAACTATCTCAATCTTGACCGCATCCAGAATGAGGATCAGATCATCCATCTGTTCGCGAACGACACCGCAATCGAAGCGGCTCAAGCCGGAAGGGAGCTGCCGAACGGTTCGGTGCTCGTCGGCGAGATCTATGCGGCCAGGAAAGACGAAAACGGCAAGGTGCAAAAAAGCAGCTTAGGCCTGCGCATACGCGACAAGCTGGCCGCCGTTGCCGTGATGCAAAAAGGCGAGAACTGGGGCGCCGCCATGCCTGAGGATCTGCGCAACGGAGATTGGGACTTCGCGATTTTCAGCCCCGAAGGCAAGCGCTTGGAAAAGGATCTTAACGCTTGCAGGCAATGCCACGCACCGCTCGCCGGCACTCAGCACCTGTTCTCGCTGGAGCATCTGGCACGATGA
- a CDS encoding DUF488 domain-containing protein: MTPRKRTSSPGSEISLKHVYAEPSRGDGTRVLVDRIWPRGMRKEAAQIDTWLKDIAPTTELRRWFHHDIARWPEFERRYRRELTANERSLAVLEDLARHGRITLLFAAADIEHNNATVLLDFLRRRLAEPTRS, translated from the coding sequence ATGACGCCGCGGAAAAGAACGTCTTCGCCCGGTAGCGAGATCTCTCTCAAGCACGTTTATGCTGAGCCGTCTCGCGGTGACGGGACGCGTGTTCTCGTCGATCGGATCTGGCCCCGCGGAATGCGCAAAGAAGCCGCTCAGATCGATACGTGGCTGAAGGATATCGCGCCTACTACGGAGTTGAGGCGTTGGTTTCACCATGACATCGCGCGGTGGCCGGAATTCGAACGGCGTTACCGTCGAGAGCTTACCGCAAATGAACGAAGCCTCGCCGTTCTGGAAGATCTGGCGCGGCACGGCCGGATCACCCTGTTGTTTGCCGCGGCGGACATCGAGCATAACAACGCGACGGTGTTGCTCGATTTTCTCAGGCGACGGCTCGCCGAGCCTACCAGATCCTGA
- a CDS encoding MarR family winged helix-turn-helix transcriptional regulator — translation MAKAARAKFPKQSYVALAEFRFALRQFFAFSEQAADEAGLSPQQYQALLAIKGAPDGSELGIQEIAARLMIRHHSAVELVNRLENNGFVVRVKSKVDARRVQVRTTAKTERIMDGLAAAHLRELKGIRPVLDQLLAEFDLAADKGD, via the coding sequence ATGGCCAAGGCTGCGCGCGCGAAATTTCCGAAGCAGAGCTATGTCGCGCTTGCGGAATTCAGGTTTGCGTTGAGGCAGTTTTTTGCGTTCAGCGAGCAAGCGGCGGACGAGGCTGGCCTAAGCCCTCAGCAGTATCAGGCTCTGCTGGCGATCAAAGGCGCACCCGACGGTTCCGAGCTTGGCATCCAGGAAATCGCCGCGCGGCTGATGATCCGTCATCACAGCGCGGTCGAACTCGTGAACCGGCTTGAGAACAACGGCTTCGTCGTGCGGGTAAAAAGCAAAGTCGATGCGCGGCGGGTTCAGGTTCGGACCACGGCCAAGACGGAGCGGATCATGGATGGGCTTGCCGCGGCTCACCTTCGCGAGCTTAAGGGAATCCGGCCTGTGCTCGATCAGTTGCTTGCCGAGTTCGATCTGGCTGCGGACAAAGGCGATTGA
- a CDS encoding exopolysaccharide transport family protein codes for MLYKNSDRPKSVAYDADDPVSTSDAFDLRWLIVAVLQRRWLIIVCPLILITLAALFVVFRSPIYTASTQLQLTNLRLTFSREDTFFAETHPDPAFLETQLQIIRSDRVALSVLNTLELLDADASVERKAAALEKLRRGFVVDRAGLSNVVQISYTSQQPDVAARVANEFAKSYIAELNAARLDAAQSGSSWLRDRLREVGPKARVIAEALPPPHKGNLRGIFIIAAAAIIGGGLAVAAAIAWKLIDRRVVTPEEAAAATGTACLGTVPLLPDLMLPVTEIVEDAPSETYETDADAGPHPDANAAAATDNAERTFSVHPWLLENVLRDPPSPTWHTLRNVEAACQDCFSGRGLRCLGVSSTFAGEGRSTIATALALSIAATNKRVLLVDGDVYDPELSRTLAGEGSPGLIDYLRDEESYLDAYVLVEPHTKLNFMPIGRSESTATNIWTDAFRRFLEEASLTYDLIIFDMPTLGMGGDIRASAHFVDGFLLVVGWKQASKNNIEVGINAASSFQDRLVGSVLNKVNTKQMRWTLSPQNTFWSRQNNSVHGTRLSYRTRFSDRVRGGIQLIGARGETE; via the coding sequence ATGTTGTACAAGAATAGCGATAGGCCGAAGTCGGTCGCATATGATGCTGATGATCCAGTATCCACAAGCGACGCGTTCGACCTACGATGGTTAATTGTTGCGGTCCTGCAGCGCCGTTGGCTCATCATCGTCTGTCCGCTCATTCTGATAACGCTTGCTGCTCTGTTCGTCGTTTTCCGTTCGCCGATCTACACCGCCTCCACACAGCTGCAACTGACCAATCTCCGGCTGACGTTCAGTCGAGAGGATACATTTTTCGCCGAAACGCATCCCGATCCCGCCTTCCTCGAAACGCAGCTTCAGATCATCCGGTCCGATCGGGTCGCGCTCAGCGTATTGAATACGCTTGAACTGCTCGACGCCGACGCTTCGGTTGAACGCAAGGCAGCGGCCCTGGAGAAGCTGCGTCGCGGCTTCGTGGTCGACCGTGCAGGCCTAAGCAACGTTGTCCAGATATCCTACACATCGCAGCAGCCGGATGTGGCAGCTCGTGTCGCCAATGAATTTGCGAAATCCTACATTGCCGAGCTGAATGCGGCCCGGCTCGATGCCGCCCAGTCGGGCAGCAGTTGGCTGCGGGATCGCCTCCGGGAGGTTGGGCCCAAAGCACGCGTCATTGCGGAAGCTTTGCCTCCCCCGCACAAGGGTAACCTCCGCGGCATCTTCATAATCGCAGCAGCCGCGATTATCGGCGGCGGCTTGGCCGTCGCAGCCGCAATTGCCTGGAAGCTCATCGACCGCCGTGTCGTAACGCCGGAAGAGGCGGCGGCGGCGACCGGGACAGCGTGCCTCGGCACCGTTCCCCTGCTACCCGATCTAATGCTGCCCGTCACCGAGATCGTCGAAGACGCTCCCAGCGAGACGTATGAGACGGATGCCGATGCAGGTCCGCATCCCGACGCGAATGCGGCTGCGGCTACGGACAACGCGGAGAGAACCTTCAGCGTCCACCCCTGGCTTCTGGAGAACGTGCTCCGCGATCCCCCGTCACCCACATGGCACACGCTTCGAAACGTGGAAGCCGCATGCCAAGATTGCTTCAGCGGCCGGGGGCTTCGTTGCCTAGGCGTCAGCTCTACGTTTGCGGGAGAGGGACGATCCACGATCGCGACCGCTCTTGCGCTTTCGATCGCAGCCACGAACAAGCGCGTTCTTCTCGTTGATGGCGACGTCTACGATCCCGAACTGTCACGCACCCTCGCGGGAGAAGGCAGCCCGGGCCTCATCGACTATTTACGTGATGAGGAAAGTTACCTGGACGCTTACGTCCTGGTCGAACCTCACACCAAGTTGAATTTTATGCCCATCGGCAGGTCGGAAAGCACCGCCACCAACATCTGGACGGACGCCTTCCGGCGTTTCCTCGAAGAGGCCAGCTTAACGTACGACCTCATTATATTCGATATGCCGACACTCGGCATGGGCGGCGACATCCGGGCATCAGCCCACTTTGTCGACGGATTCCTTCTGGTCGTGGGATGGAAGCAGGCATCGAAGAACAATATCGAGGTGGGCATCAACGCCGCATCCTCCTTCCAGGATCGGCTCGTTGGATCGGTGCTGAACAAAGTAAATACGAAGCAGATGCGTTGGACCCTGTCGCCGCAAAACACCTTCTGGTCGCGCCAGAACAACTCCGTCCACGGCACTCGCCTGTCCTATCGAACCCGTTTTAGCGATCGTGTGAGAGGAGGTATTCAACTCATCGGCGCCCGTGGGGAGACGGAATGA
- a CDS encoding glycosyltransferase family 2 protein, whose translation MEKTGCAAPSQSPLSVAVCICTYRRPQMIAALLDRIREEAERVSGYARVGVVLVDDDPEKSAEAAAKRDASGFDLGVRYIPAGSRNIAIARNLAISGGIEMARLIALIDDDCLPGEGWLSELLKVHEIGDAEMVTGVCIDRFPEEAPSWVHQGPYFDPPLEGEDGEFVTEGYMKNMLLVADAIRSTGIQFDPDFGRTGGEDAMFMIQARKLGFRNRRASRAVVYEQVPAQRLTLKYQLRRRFWYGNTESLTTVASGGATRLRALLRGGRMIAAASTLVPMRLARGQPPEAHSAAAVFLQGLGRMLGALGISVNHR comes from the coding sequence ATGGAAAAGACCGGCTGTGCCGCACCGTCACAAAGCCCTTTGAGCGTTGCCGTGTGTATCTGTACATACCGACGGCCTCAAATGATCGCTGCACTCCTGGACCGGATCCGGGAAGAGGCTGAGCGCGTCTCCGGCTATGCGCGCGTCGGCGTGGTCTTAGTGGACGACGATCCTGAGAAATCCGCCGAGGCCGCCGCGAAGCGGGATGCCTCTGGTTTCGATCTGGGCGTACGATACATTCCGGCAGGATCGCGCAACATCGCCATCGCCCGGAACCTGGCCATAAGCGGCGGCATCGAGATGGCAAGGCTGATCGCTCTCATCGACGACGACTGCCTTCCGGGCGAAGGCTGGCTTTCCGAACTCTTGAAGGTGCATGAGATCGGAGACGCGGAAATGGTGACCGGCGTATGCATCGACCGATTCCCGGAAGAAGCTCCGTCGTGGGTGCACCAAGGCCCCTACTTCGATCCGCCGCTGGAAGGAGAGGACGGAGAATTCGTAACCGAAGGTTACATGAAAAATATGCTGCTCGTCGCCGACGCCATTCGCAGCACCGGCATTCAATTCGACCCTGATTTTGGACGGACGGGCGGAGAGGACGCGATGTTCATGATCCAGGCTCGAAAGCTGGGTTTCAGAAACCGTCGGGCGTCGCGAGCCGTGGTCTATGAGCAGGTGCCCGCCCAGCGCCTCACACTCAAGTATCAACTCCGGCGCCGGTTCTGGTACGGCAACACGGAATCGCTAACGACGGTGGCATCCGGTGGCGCCACACGGCTGCGCGCGCTGCTCCGCGGAGGGCGGATGATCGCGGCGGCGTCAACGCTGGTTCCGATGCGGCTAGCCCGTGGACAGCCTCCGGAGGCCCACTCGGCCGCGGCTGTCTTTCTCCAGGGCCTCGGACGGATGCTCGGCGCTTTAGGCATCTCCGTTAACCATCGATAG